The Aedes albopictus strain Foshan chromosome 2, AalbF5, whole genome shotgun sequence region ACATCGCACTAGCACACTGGTAATAATCGTGCGTCCAAATGGGGGTTAAGGATTTGTATTCTGCTACTATTTAGTTACATTCCACTTTTAACTAAGATACCAGATAGACAACGACACTTCTATCGTAACTCGCGAAAAAACACTAGCAACTGTTGAATGTTGAATATCCGGAATGGTGTACGATTGTAAACACCTGATTCATGCTTCTATATTTCACACTCTTCTTGTTTTCAAACCTCATAAGCCTGGGTTTCCTCTATATTTACATACACTCACACTGGCGAATGCGCGCACACGCGGGTTCACTTCACGGACTGGAACTCAAGGCTGTCGCCGCACGGTCGTGTGCGCCCATCAACTGCGACCTTACAGTCGAAATCTCAGCCAATATGACGCGGAATCATAAGAAAGTGCGTTCCGATGCGCTCTGCAGAAGAAAGAAACGGATGTCAATCCCGCGATATCACTACCTCAATTAACTTGCAGGGTATAATCGAAATATTAGCGAATTATCGAGGTTGTTGCCTCTCCTGGCATATTCTCTCGCTCTCCGGTTTCAACAACACACACCGCCGTCATCAGAAAACTGAATTTATTGTGAGTTTTAGTGGTAGGGTAAGAGGTCTTCAGAGGTGCAAACCCAACAATCCAGTCGATTTGTAGGAGAATGGAATTCTGTGGGATTTACATTGGAAGAGATTTAGACGAAAGAACAAACGATTAAAGGAAGTATTACATAATTTTGATAATTAACTAAGGAGTGTTCGACTTAATATCAAATGAGAATAAACTACAACCGAGTGACTGTTGAGTTCTTACCCTACCCACCGAATGACACGAGCCCCTGTACCACTGGAATTTTTCGAGGCTGTGTTCCCGTATGAGCGAACAAGCGATACGACGGAACACCGACCGACCCGTGAGAGCGAACTGTTGGCCTAGATATGTCTAAGGAAAAGGCTGGTCTTCTAGGCGGGTACCGAATGCCtaatccgcaaaaaaaaaacacagtcttCTTCCTATAAGCCCCAACAAAGTTCAGAATCAGCCATAGTCACGAGAACGTTTTCAACGGCAAGCGAACGGCCTTCAGCAGATTCACACTATATGCAACTTTCAGCATCCAATCCAGCGCACTGTCGTAAATAGTTTGACCCTTTCTTTCTTTGGCAGCAAATCTCTAGGCCACCCAACACTCATCACAAACAGCACAGCTGCAGCGAACCACCACCGAACGCGATACGGTACTTTGGCTCATTGATAGATGTGATCATTTTGCAAGACTTTTTCACCCAAAGTAAACGCAGACAAGACTCGTACGACTCTCCTGCTCGGACTGTTGTTGGCTTATGACGAGGAGaccacgacgacgactacgacgatggCCAAGCTGGCCAAGaccaacgatgatgatgatgatggtgatggagCCACACCAATACGCGTCCAGAGATGCACATGGCTCGGCTCGGTGCGAGATTGCGAGAGTGAGCTGCCCCCCAGAGCACGAGAGTTACCGTCAAATGCTCCCCTTTCGGAAGGGGATCTGTCCACCGAACCGACATTTCTTCCGTCAGAATAAACAACTCCCCAGTCGAGAGCAGATAACGTGCACGCACCACGAGAGAGAAAGAGAGGATGCCTCTTGGTCCATGTGGAGCAACAGTGGGCTTTAGTACGGTAGAATTACTGTGGTTTGGATTGTAATATACATTGAAtggaatttctgctgagtctccaTCGATGCCTTTGGATCAGCGATGATAGatggaggcgcgtggtagttaaTAGAATGACGCTGTATGAGGGTTTGATATGTTTTAAATTAGATGCCTACATAATTCAAGCCGAAAATCTACGTCGATAATTTTAAAGTTACTTAATATGGTTTAAAATATGGTCTCCTATTAGAtgatgccacccactttacgcccaccgcgttttccaggctgtcttctaATCAATTAAGTTCAAATTTTGGTATGTGATTAGTCTATGTAAACACTAACTGCACCAACAAAATAAGCTGGATTAGAtgtaagacagctgagaaatgaCGGTGAACGTAAAGTGGGTGGTAGCGTTCCATAGGAGCACCGGCTGTAAAATTAAATTCAAGTATTTATTACAACAAACTAGTAGGGTAAGGTGGAGTAAGATGCCATTTTCCAAACTTTATTCGGTCTTGTTTGTAGGGCATACACAGTGTTAGCagtaagggcttgttcacaaatgtcataacgcaggagggggtgggtgggtgtccttcatggtgttacagcccgaacaaataaaATTTTCCCCCATATAAATAGTgtaacgaaggggtgggtgggtgtctggaacggccaattttggcgttatgatatttgtgaatgaaccctaactaaacaaaatctggagctcgatttgattagaacgtatgtgcttttgtcgattaaaaattcgatcagttggattcgcttattatagcaaaaaccgttgaaattgagcaaagtttatacaaacagcagaatcctcacaaaacaggctttctgttcgatcattaaaagtttgccaaatatctgccatattgctacaatgactaaaataacctgattgaattttatatcgacaaaagcacatacgaccgattcaaatcgagctccagaaatatatGCTTGATATTATAGTGGCAACATGCACAAAACGTCATAAGCATGGAAAGAGagacagggatgttttcgatcacctggcaatcgtttgactcatttgtccataactcagttcagaaacctaagattgaaatgtgatgttcggcaaagttgtagattagtgtttttcctacaattatcaccaaggacgccatattctaacttttatatatacggcactagagcgctagtaccacctacttatACTAAACAATCGAAAAAttagatcgtttagtatgagtagctggtactaacacttttacgacataaatattagagttagaatatgacgtccttggtgataattgtaggaaaaacactaatctacaactttgccgaatacaacattccaatatagagcctctgaactgagttatggacaaatgagtcaaacgattgccaagtgatcgaaaacatccttgaatcTGATATAGGGTTTAAATTagttaaaaaaaagacacggacaccgtcttcagccagaggatgtacagactgaacgaaacttaacactagacaatggacacgacatacattacgagcaccagtggatacgaggaagaaacatttcttgcgaaaagttacatcactcggagcgggaatcgaaaacgGATTTTGCTCCCGGTGGTGTTGTATAATCAAAAGAAGTCATATCCAAAAAGGGCGAAAATCTACCAGAAGGGGCGGAAATTGGTACATAAAAGAGAGGGGGGGGTTCGAAAATAATACAGAAAAGGGCGATTTTTTAATGATTGAGTTACAGTTGAAGTTCCAGTGCAATGTTGAACTGGGATTCTCAGACATTTGTCTTAATATATCGAAGAACTTTTTGGCACAAGATCTTCAAAAATCTATTAAGACGCTAcaagagtttccaaaggaatttcctgggaatcagtaaatctaaaaaaataaataagagGCTTGTAACGCAAAAGGAATTTCTAACAAGACTTCTGGTGAACATTCCATCTGGTAATATCGGTAAAATTTGTTTGAAGCATGCGCCAAGAGTCTCCCAATAGACACCTCCAAAAAATGTTTACCAAGACCTcggtgaaaaaaataataattgcaAAGTTTTATATAAACTTTCTATCTCCCAGTTTCTTCCCTGTTTTACAACCGAAGTTAAACTCAGGAACTATTTCAAATTATATGAGACTTTCCAATTTGGAtgaccagtttttttttctgaattataatTTCGATGGTAAAAGCTGTCTGATCTGACTTGTATAGAAAGCACAATTATGCATCAGTTACaattacttacttgatacttgatgggctacaactcgtagcggtgagtctacgccgaatgaagtatccgcctccactggcctcggtcctgggccaatcgcttccagtcgctctGAATGTTTAGAGtctttaggtcctcctcaactgcaaaaagccaacgtgtgcgcggccttccacgaagccgacgaccccttcctggttctctgctgaatataattttagcttgtcgtccctccggcatacgagctacgtgtccagcccaccgcagcctgccgtgttgtattcgcttcactatatccatctctttatatacctgataCAATTCGTAGCCCAGAagccactggcgtagccacgggggaggGGTAGGGTTAAACACCACCCacccccaacccccccccccccccaaatttgtggaacaaattttcagtataaaacgttttgcgacgaaaaaaattttcggctgcgccgcttttttcaaactacgaatacaattgcgcattactgtttacaaaatgtacgtgtcaaatcaaaaaagttatcattggccgttgaaaacccctcccagagacaatttctggctacgccactgccaggagcatatgcgacttcgtgacaatggttccgctcctgtgaacaccagctctccttatcgctccttccattGCTATGttaaacagtaagttcgaaagagcatcgccctgcttcagtccgtcaaaggttacgaacgatgacgaaatttcatccgcaacccgtacactttatttcgatccgtcaagcgtcgcatgaATCAATCTTATCAccttcgccggaaatccatgttcgatcataatctgccataactcgtttctcttcactgaatcgtacaccgccttgaaatcaataaacatatGATGGgactgcaagttgtactcccgaaatttatcgagaatcagccgcagggtgaacatctggtccgtcattgatcggccctcacgaaatcctgtctgatattcgccgacgaaggactcctcaatcggcctcagcctgtggaacagaactccgaacaaaattttgtacgctgaattgagaagtgttattcctctgtaattcgcgcactccagtcgatgccctttcttgaaaagaagGCAAATGAGACCACCCAACCAACTAGCAGCCAGTTCTTCTTCCtctcatatcttcaatataatacggtgtaagagttgatacagctgctcactaccgtgcttgagaagctcggccgggagttcgtccttcccagcagccttgttgttcttcagtcccctaaaggctgtcttgacctcgtctagcgttcgAGGTTCCACAGCCACAGCTGGCAGCCAATGGTGgccttgtctgtcagcaagtttttaTTACGGTCGTtgaacatgacgggagaaggcgctgtttttctctgcACGCCATTGACcgttcgtaaaatctccgcatatcattctgttccatactctcttgcgcctgagcaatcacattttcctcgtactcttttttgcctttctcaaggtgtaccgaaaggctatatgttcactccaaaaatgaaatcttgatagaacccccggagggccaagtcttatataccaatcgactcagctcgacgagttgagatgatgtctgtgtgtatgtatgtgtgtgtgtatgtatgtgtgtgcgtgtgtatgtgtgtatgtgtacaaaaaggtcacatcaatttttggcagtaaacctcatccgatttcaatgaccgacggttcattcgacgcagaatctggtcccattgtttcctattgaaaatggttcggatcggttcagccgtttcggagatatggccatttaggtgttccggaacggtaccccaggaagggaccagatatgaaaatgcatcaaacctatgcatgcgacacatcaaaccacggcattttcaataacctgatgagcggtaagcagaaaaatagtctaagaccatatctgaactggtagtgttccggaaccggttccgggtgtcccgccggaagtggcaaatatcaaagtgaaccaaacccatgcattagACTCATCaacccacggcattttcgataaccggatgagcggtaagcaggaaaacagtttcagaccatatctgaaccggcagtgttccggaaccggttccgggtgtcccgccggaattggcaaatatcaaagtgaaccaaacccatgcatgagacacatcaaaccacggtgttttcgaaaacctgatgagcggtaagcaggaaaatagtctcagaccatatctgaacaggtagtgttcccgaaccggttctgggcgtcccgctggaagtggccaaatatacaattgaaccaaacccatgcatgcggcacatcaaaccacggcattttcgatgacctgatggataatgagcaggaaaatcatctcagaccatatctgaaccggtagtgttccggaacccgttccggggttcccgctgaagtggttaaatctgaaagagaaacaaattcgtacatgcgtcacatcaaatagcggctctttagattacctaatgaacggccagcaagtgtttcggaatcggatttgagtggccggaagaggccaaatgtaaaagtaaaccaaatccaggcatgtgacacatcaaatcgtggcttttgcgataacctgatgaacagttagctagaaaatagccttacgtcacactaaagacaactggtaatgttccggaattggttccgagagtcccgtcgaaattgtcaaaccctgcatgtgacaccttcaatttgcagcgtttttggttaaccgatgagcagttaacaagacaataatgttagaccatatttggttcagccggtagttacccggaatcagatccgggtagtaaaatgtaaaatttaaccaaacccatggatgcggtacatcaaatcacgaccagtcttgtaaacattcgacactttttactaccttcatttcgttgccgcagtcgggtgtcagtcggctttgttacattcgtgcgctatcgttacctcttacctacacataaCACGAGCAGtataacgaagatcaataaacataagaaagggtcaaatcaatgtcatctgacacgatgacatgtgcctaattctagctttacgcatcaattttcaaccaattccgattatgaatgttaatattagtttattattgcatgttgcattgaatacgacacacagatgggcaacatagctcttattatggaagaagacaggaataacaaaagccgaaccgtctcccgaagccgctatcgtggggaagtgcattcgtttgacatttttgtttcgaacagtagtttgattgcttgtgttgcgaatgtcggagacaaaggaggccgaatatcgacgaaaaggtttaaatgactgtgatctctaacaagactgatcacgacttatcgacaacctgatagaAAAATAGGGTCGGACCACATTAGAtccccggtagtgttgcgggtttagctgtggcttcgaaaagtggttagaagtaaaagtgaagcaaatccattcatgcgatatatcaaatcgcggtgattaggtaaaggtgaataaatagcaacaaaataatctcagaccataattgggacaaccggtagtgttatggtccatgactcatggaatcagatcccactatcccaccggaaattaccaaatataaaaatgaaccaaacccatatatacgacacatcagatcgcagattttttgataatctaatgaacggttagcaagaaaatagccttagggaacgttcaaaaattacgtccaacatttgggggaggggggggggtctagaaaagtgtgacagtacgtgtattgggtatagggaaattgcgtgacagaggggggagggggggtctagaaatcccgaaaaacgatggacgtaatttttgaatcttcccttagatcacattagagactagctgttgtgtagcagaaccaacgttcatgtgaaaaattaaatcgtggcttcgtttaatggcctgataaacattaggtatgaacaacagtgacgaataggtctaagttctcatatatgagaacaaaatatagaaaaaactaaagcgatctcatcaaatcgtaccatttcagattcctaaggtgtaaatttatagcaggatgggtcaacgttgaatggaaaaataagaatttgatcgcgtcaaaatttgatcgagttctaaaactatgtaaaataagtgtatttggtatgggaaatatgttcggagtccaccagagtatccaagatagcggtccattTTTAactcttgcattatgggcatattttgtatgaaaatatatccagaattcaaaatttgtaatcagaaaacccaagctgtgcgctgtttctcaaggtctgcaatatgactatagttagaatggggaagaatgccggtcttcgtccaaaactggtacctAACCAGAAAATCATTATTAAAATGTTTGGATGCGTCTTCATACCTTATTTTTGATTTATCTTGTAGTTATTGTAACgcttcaaaaccattatgtgtgatgtgctcagatgttgttaaccatgttaTGAGGAAGTGTCGCCAGTAGCTTAAAGTTtgcgttcatggataaatctacttggaattccaagatttggaaGGAAATTCCAATTCTGGGTATCGTTTTCTTACATCCTGATGGTGACATCATATGTGTGTACAAGGATgatagcctcaagaatcgcgtgctgctcaaaaatgctcaaaaatgcacacgagggatctgtagaggtttgagctattTTATTGAGCTGTCAAGACAGCCGGAGATGTTCAGTGGTATCATCGCGGATGGATAGTGTTTATTGatgaaaaaacactcaaatttcgcctcTTCTGAAATCACTGAATTGCTCTtgatttcgcaagaagagaaatgttTGGCaaggtttctttggaatcctaaccAGACTGGTTGAGGGTCTCAGGACACAACAGAGATGACCCAAATGTGAGACAaatacgccgaaggggttgatgatAAAATTTACCACCCTTGTGCACATTTTTAAGGAGGCTAGCACGGAAATAGGAGGGAAATTTTAATGttaattaaataatttcaataacatttttcCATCAAAGTACAATGAGTTACAATGATAACTCATTGTACTTTGATGGAAAAATGTTAATCTTTCTTGTTGGTTATTCCATCTCTGAAATATATGTGATTTTCTCCGTCCGTAGTTGCCAAAATTTTTCGAATTGAAAATATGGCCTTTTTAAAATGCCACTTTTAAagctcgatgaaacatcacacttgaaggtggattgatacttttaaGAATCTCAAACGCATATCCCAAACTCAAAGGGTCTGCCAAACTATGGATATTTCGGAAATATGAATTTTCGAAAACTATATAACTGGTATTGTTTGTTCATTATCACTCACACATTTATTTTACTTTGGTTTTTCTTGATGATGCAAGTGTATTTCTAGGTGTTTTTATTATCTCACTGGTGGTATGGAACTACCGTTAATTTTAATTATTGATAAACATAGCTTAGCTTTGagtattttttaaatataaaaaattaaataaatatgaGACGATGATATACTAACAGGAAGAGCCACTTACGTCTATAGTCTAAATCGTTTTCGAGTCATCGGGCTGAGCTCGTTCATCATGGGCTAGAAATCCGTAATTATTTCCTCCTCCTCATGTCGCTTGATAGGATCACCTTTCAACATAGCAATAATCATACTAAAATAGAAACAAAGCTTAAATCATTCCAGCGGAAATGCAATCAATGTCATCCAATCATACCAGTACAGATACACGAAGAATATTATCATGTAAAATCCCAGCCCAATCATTGTGTCCCGCATGTGCTTTTTCACCATGCCACGGTTGTGAATTTCGGCCGGatcgaaaattcccaaatttccGGAGGGAACTTTTACGAGGTCATACACTTGCCATCCAATCATCGGCAGATTGGCGATGAACAGAAACCAGCTCCCATTCATTAGTAGGATAAACGCCAGAAAGCAGTGGGCCGACAGCCTCGGTACGACCCAGAAATTCAACTTGGAACAACACTGTTGGGCATTGAGATAGTCACACTCCAGGTCGGAAAGGATTATTACCTAAATAGAACATCGTTAGGCTAAGGAAATTATACACTTTCATTAATGAAACATCGAAGAGCAGGGCATTATTCGAAATATTGATTTTGGAAAAGTATACAAAATAAATCAGCAGGAAAAGTATGACGCCCGTGATCAGTAACGCTATTCCGAACACAAGCGTTTCTGGAAGCATTTCGGTCTAAGGTGTTGCACGTTCCACGGGGCTCCTAATTAGGGAATAGAAATTTAAAATGACCGAATATTGAACATTTTCACCTCCAGGCTCACAAACTTCCTGTTATTATCTGACACGAAAATAGATTTTGTTGTTATTGCTGCCGGGTTTGACGTGTGGTGCATATAAACTGTATATTGTACTTGTGAACTGGCAACATTCAATGGATATGTGGTGGTTCGCATGCGCGTGTTTGGGATTTCGATTATGCTGATTGTGGTCCCTCGGTGTAAAGTGAGGATTCAAAACGACCGTTTAGAAATAGGTGATGTGATATTTATTCAGTGCATATGCATGATACCAAAATTTCTAAGATATGAAGCCATTCGAATGTGTATTGATAAAAGAAGCGCTGCTTTAAACATAGTTTGAAAAGCATTTTGAGATTAGGTACACTGACATTGACAGACAGCAGATAATATCAAAAGAAAATCAGTAATAATATTTTAATGCTAAAGTTTGTTTTACCTAATAGTACTATTTCACTATTTACGCATAGTATTTTTTCGGGCGATGGctgtaataaattaaaataattgaATTGAAATTAAATATAATTATAATAAGAAATCATATTTACAATCGAATTGCGAAAACAAACATCACGATAaatatgatgacgatgatgatgataatgaacaTGTAATTAACACTCTAGCCTCAACACCGTCCCGTTATACACACATAAATTtgatattatatttttttatgaatgttAGATTCTCTGATGATCATATTTCATGTGGTCATACACCTACGTCCAGAAAaaagcaagacatttctgtctagggGAGACGTCGGGTTAGAGAGAATAGGCTTCAAAGTGTTACAGTGGAAAATATACAATCTGTCCTCAATAACACTAGTGTCAAAGGGAATAACTAGGCATAAATAGTAGTTGGAATTCAAAGAATGTCAAGTGGAAGATACCTTTACCGGGATATACCAGGTTTTGTTATATGTTTTGACTTTTTATGTCTTCTATAAGCACCACACTAAGAACGcggcgcgagacaggacacagcACTAATAGttctcacaaaaaaattaaaagggTTTTAATGTACCTTTTAAGCCGACCAgtttcgggctcgacgttgcccatcgacaggacaatgtccgactgtcCGACAGTCCgacagtcggacatcgtcctgtcgatgggcaacgtcgagcccgaaaccggtcgactgaAAAGGTAAATTAAAACCCTTTCAACTGTTTTGTAAGAACTAttagtgttgtgtcctgtctcgcgccgCATTCTTTGTGTGTTGTCGAGGTTCTCacgttagcacaaacctcaaAAAATTGAAGTCCTATAAGCACATCCACGGTTTTTAACTAAGAACTTCCTCTCACAGATACGGAAATATTCAATTTCCAAGAAAGCTAAGGGaaattccattacgaaaagttcctggaccgacaagGAATCgagcccgttaccctcagcatagtcttgctgaatacccgttgGCTTACCACATCGGTTATATAAactttgttttttatttattgaagTGCAAAGTTAGTCG contains the following coding sequences:
- the LOC109430141 gene encoding protein cornichon homolog 4, with amino-acid sequence MLPETLVFGIALLITGVILFLLIYFVIILSDLECDYLNAQQCCSKLNFWVVPRLSAHCFLAFILLMNGSWFLFIANLPMIGWQVYDLVKVPSGNLGIFDPAEIHNRGMVKKHMRDTMIGLGFYMIIFFVYLYCMIIAMLKGDPIKRHEEEEIITDF